A single genomic interval of Streptomyces sp. 1222.5 harbors:
- the hpnD gene encoding presqualene diphosphate synthase HpnD, which translates to MIRTVDSPPHVSAPVLAAYSYCEAVTGQQARNFAYGIRLLPTAKRRAMSALYALSRRVDDIGDGDLADEVKVARLDDTRALLARVRAGEVREDDTDPVAVALTHAARAFPIPLGGLDELIDGVQMDVRGETYETWDDLKVYCRCVAGAIGRLSLGVFGTEPGARGAERASEYADTLGLALQLTNILRDVREDAEGGRTYLPADDLAKFGCSAGFDGPTPPEGSDFAGLVHFEVRRARALFAEGYRLLPMLDRRSGACVAAMAGIYRRLLDRIERDPEAVLRGRVSLPGHEKAYVAVRGLSGLDARHVTRHASWRTVRRRT; encoded by the coding sequence GTGATCCGGACCGTGGATTCTCCGCCGCACGTGTCCGCTCCGGTACTCGCCGCGTACAGCTACTGCGAGGCCGTCACCGGGCAGCAGGCCCGTAACTTCGCCTACGGCATCCGGCTGCTGCCGACGGCGAAGCGCCGCGCCATGTCGGCGCTGTACGCGCTTTCCCGGCGGGTGGACGACATCGGCGACGGCGACCTGGCCGACGAGGTCAAGGTGGCACGGCTCGACGACACCCGCGCGCTGCTCGCCCGCGTCCGCGCGGGCGAGGTCAGGGAGGACGACACCGACCCGGTGGCCGTCGCCCTCACTCACGCCGCACGCGCTTTCCCCATCCCGCTCGGCGGCCTCGACGAGCTGATCGACGGCGTCCAGATGGACGTGCGCGGGGAGACCTACGAGACCTGGGACGACCTGAAGGTCTACTGCCGGTGTGTCGCCGGTGCCATCGGCCGGCTCTCGCTCGGCGTGTTCGGCACCGAACCGGGGGCGCGCGGCGCCGAGCGGGCCTCCGAGTACGCCGACACCCTCGGACTCGCGCTGCAGCTCACCAACATCCTCCGGGACGTCCGGGAGGACGCCGAGGGCGGCCGTACCTATCTGCCCGCCGACGACCTCGCCAAGTTCGGCTGCTCGGCCGGGTTCGACGGACCGACCCCGCCGGAGGGCTCCGACTTCGCGGGCCTCGTGCACTTCGAGGTGCGGCGCGCCCGGGCGCTCTTCGCCGAGGGCTACCGGCTGCTCCCCATGCTCGACCGGCGCAGCGGCGCCTGCGTGGCCGCCATGGCGGGCATCTACCGCCGGCTGCTGGACCGCATCGAGCGCGACCCGGAGGCCGTCCTGCGCGGCCGGGTCTCACTGCCCGGACACGAGAAGGCGTACGTCGCCGTGCGCGGCCTC